Genomic DNA from Candidatus Methylomirabilota bacterium:
AGTACACCGAGGTGGTGCCGGGCAAGGGTCCGTCGCCGTGCGCGCCGATTCCGTTCGTGGACAAGGTCGCGCTCACGAGCGAGCTCGCCTTCGAGTCGGAGGCCGTGGGGGCGGGCTGGGGCTCGGATGTCGCGTACGTCGCGATCCCGTTCTTCGTGGTGGCCGCGCTGGCCGGCGTCTACTTCTCGGGCGTCTTCGCGACGTCGATTCGACCCTAGGCGGCCGTCGGACTCGCCACCCGCCAACCGGCAGCGACGGCCCGTCGCCGCCCGTCCCCCAACGCCGGTGCGTCAGTGCGCCGGCCAGCCGGCCAGGGTTTCCCCCACGTCCAAGACGTAGTGCCGGATGTCCTCCCCCGATCTCGTCGAGCGTCCCCAGAGGGGACGGCGATTCTGTGCCTTCAGGGGCGGCAGCGTGACAGGTCGCGGAATAGGGCGGGCCGGCCTCGCGTCTCTATGGATGAGGCGGCGCGCGGGACCGACCCGTCGCGGCGGCCCGAGATGTCTCGGCGGAAGGAGGTGCGGAGTAGAGATGAGAGCCCTGGTGATTGCGATCCTGTTGCCGCTCGTTCTGGCCGGTCCGGCCCTCGGCTTTCAGTGCCCGCTGCTCATCAAGCAGCTGAACGACGAGGTAGCCAGGCTCTCCCCGGACGATCCGAAGGTCAAGCGGGCGAAGTCGCTGATCGAGGAGGCCCGGCAGCGGCACGCCGAGGGAAGCCACGCCAAGTCCATCGCGGCCGCCGACGAGGCGGCAAAGGTCCTCGGCATCGAGCTGAAGAAAAACTAGGAGGCTGTCGCCGGAACCGCGCGCCCGGGATCGGTGAGGCTCCCTCCGATTGAAACGAGGCCTGTGAGCCGCCGCGGAATCGGCCGACCGCGTCGCTGGATCCTCCTGGCATGCCTCCTCTGCGGCGCGCCGAGCGCGGCCGATGCTCAGGTGTTCCTCGCCTCGCGCCCCGACCCCGCCTTCACGATCGGCCCGCTCGTCCTTCGGGCCGGCCTGGGATCCAAGCTCGGGCCGGTGACGGTGGAGATCCTCTGGAGCCTGGTGCTCCCACCCGCGCGCGGCACCGCCGTCGTCCCCCAGGACCTCTATCTCCTCTGGCCCACGGCCGTCAGCGTCGATGCGACCGTCGGGCGCCCCGACCCCGAGCTGGCCCGGTACGTGGAAGCACGGGGCTTCGCCGTGACCGAGGAAGGGCGGGTCCCCCTCTTCGCCCAGAGCCTCCAGCAGATGGGCGGCGATCTTCCGCTGGAGCCGGTCCCCGGCGGCGCCCCCTTCGCGACCTTCGTCGGCCAGGGCGGGCCGCTCGGGCTCACCGCGCCCGCCACCTACATCCGCATCCCGTGGAGCCCGAAGCTTGCCGACCGGCGCTGGATGCTCGACCTGCGCCTGACGATTCCGGACCTGATCCGGCCCCGCAAGGCGACCTGGTTCGAGCGCGCCTTTTCGGGCCCGCGCTACGAGATCGCGCTGAGCTTCAACGACGTGCGGAGCCGCGCCCTCTTTCCGATGTACTTCGAGCACCGCGACCGCGTGATCCGGCTGGCCGAGGAGCCGTCGCAGATCCTGATCAACTTCGCCGAGGCCAACCGCCTCAAGATCGACGAGGTCTCGCCACCGTCGAGTCACCGGCGCGTGAGCGAGACCCTCGAGAACACCGAGGTGGTGTCGAGCTTCATCGACCCCTCGGAGGGGCTGGCCCCGCAGGTGCTGACCGTCCAGTTCGGCTACTTCTCGGGGGTACAGGCGTGGGCCCCGGTCCTCATTCCCACGGTCTTCTTTCTGCTCGGCAACCTGGCCGCCGTCCTGGTCCGGACCGTGGGCGCCCGCGTGGGGAAGCGGCTCGCGCGGCGGGTCCGGTTCGGACGCCCGGGACCCCAGGGCGGCTCTCGCCAGACCGGCGTGATCCTCTCCCGCGAGACGCTGGCGCGCCTCGTGCCGGGGGCGACCACCTACGACGAGGTGCTGCGCATCTGCGGCCCCGAGGTGGAGCAGCTCGAGCAGCTCTCGGCGCCGGACCGGCGGAGCCTCGTCTACCGGGGCCGCCGGGTCGTGCCCCAGCGGCGGCGGACGTTCGGCTGGCTGGCGACGGTCGGCGTCTGGATCGTCGAGCAGCACGAGGTGGAGATCGAGCTCGAGCGGAACGTCGTGATCGACGTGCGGGCGCGCGTGCGTCGCTCCCGCCTCGACCACCCGGAATCCGCCTGAGACATTTCGTTCGCCCCCGGACGTGGCAAGCCCTGCCCGGTCTGGACGCCGCCCGCCGGCCGGTGATACTACTAGACTAGTTGACAAGACTAGTCGGTAAGATGGAGGGGCCATGAAGATCAGAGCCTCCGAGGTGGGTGCCTTCGAAGCCAAGACGCGACTGTCGGAGCTCTTGCGGGAGGCCGAGCGCGGGAGCTCATTCGTGATCAAGAGGCGGGGGAAAGCGATTGCCCAACTCGTCCCCCTGGTGAAACGCCATGAGGCCGTCGACGCCCGTCGGCTGTTGGCCGCGTTCCGTCAGATTCGCCGGACGGTACGCGGGAAGGTGAGGGTCCGGGCGCTCGTCGCGAAGGGCCGCCGCTACTGATGGAGTGCGTTCTGGATTGCTCGCTGGCGCTGACCTGGGTCCTTCCAGACGAACGATCGAGCCGCGCGGATCGGCTCCTTGGCCACGTGTCTCCGGGAAGCCTGTCTCTGGATACCGGCACTGTGGTGGTACGAGCTGTCCAACGCTCTCACGATGGCGCAGCGTCAGAGACGGCTCTCTCAGGCCGACACCGCGCGCGCGATCGAGCTCTTCGGCGCCCTTCCTCTCCGCACCGACGTGGCGCTCGACTCGGGAACGGTCTGGCGGCTTCACGTGCTCGCCCGGGACTACGGGCTATCGGCCTACGACGCTGCGTACATGGAGCTGGCCCAGCGACGGGGCCTCAACCTCGCGACGCTCGATCGAGATCTCGGGCAGGCCGCGTCACGAGCGGGTGTACGCCTGGTGCGTCTGTAACGCGAAGCGCGGTCTGGGTCTATCCTTCGTCGGCCCCGTCGGACGCGTCGTCCCTAACCGCCTGAGGCTTGCTCGCCTGGTCGCGGCGCTGGCACTCGGCCAGCAGGAGGACGGCGGCCTCGGCGATCAGGTCGGCGGCCCGCCAGACCGGCTCGACGCCCCTCGTGAGGATCGCCACGATCAGGGTGCCGCCGGGCCAGGTGATCACCCCGGCGTCGTGGCTCACGTCCGCGATGTTTCCGGTCTTGTTGGCGAGCCGCGCCTCGGCCGG
This window encodes:
- a CDS encoding type II toxin-antitoxin system Phd/YefM family antitoxin is translated as MKIRASEVGAFEAKTRLSELLREAERGSSFVIKRRGKAIAQLVPLVKRHEAVDARRLLAAFRQIRRTVRGKVRVRALVAKGRRY
- a CDS encoding type II toxin-antitoxin system VapC family toxin, whose translation is MATCLREACLWIPALWWYELSNALTMAQRQRRLSQADTARAIELFGALPLRTDVALDSGTVWRLHVLARDYGLSAYDAAYMELAQRRGLNLATLDRDLGQAASRAGVRLVRL